Within the Anguilla anguilla isolate fAngAng1 chromosome 19, fAngAng1.pri, whole genome shotgun sequence genome, the region gtgtgtgtgtgtgtgtgtgtgtgcgtgcgcacgcatgcatgaatgtgtgtgtgtgtgtatgcgtgcatgtatgtgtgtgggtgtgtgtgtgcatgtgtgtgtgtattttatctTGATGAAATCATCTTGACTGTACTGTATCTGACAGGTGAAATTCCTGTAATGAGTAGCTTAGTCCACGGTACTTACGGGTCATTGGATTTTGGTATCATGGTTCCCAGCTCTTTTATTCTGTAATTAATGTTGTATCTTCGTCTTCTTTCAACTGTTGAGAGAGCAGAGTGGCAGAGTGAATAATAATTAGTGATGCACTTGTCTTCAGGGCACTTGTgggatggaaaaaaatgtgaattactGCCCTTGGCAAAGAAATCATTGTTATGCAATGTTTGTTACACCAGGGCAGGTAACCAatagggggcagcagtgtgtcattcttttttccttcattttcattCAAGTTCATGTAAACTTGAAGATAATAAAACTCAGATTGCAGTTTTCTCACTTATGTTGTGATTGTCTTTCTTCTGTCGCTCTTTGGACTGCACTCTCGTGTCGTGTTCTGAAAGACAAGAAAGAGCGGAAATTAGCCTGGAGCAGGCTGCTTCAGGACAGCTAGCAGTTCACTTGCACACAACGACTCTTCTTGAGTCTACTAAGGGTGCTCCCTGAACTGGGCGATGTCATACCCCATTCTGTACCACCCCATGGGGCACATGACAACATTTGGCAGAGTCAGGATTGTGCGCCAGGCCGTGGAGCCCATCCACACTCCGGAACAGTGCTGTGCAGATCCAGCACCTCCATGCCACAATACACTGAGCATGTAATGTGTGCATTACCAGCAAGCAGGCAGTcggttgctgtttttgttctgtggtTTCACTCTTTGAAGATTTTCCAGAATTCTAagtccgtgttctagaactccactgctttcagttaccagcagtgactgtgacatcagcgttagaatttTCAGAACATTCTGATTGCATATCGGTGACATCTCACAGGGGTAAGCCCGTTGAGGACAGAGGCACGGGCTCCTGGTGCGTGTCATACTGCAGGCGTAAGCAGACGGCCTCTGTGGCTCTGGGACTCAGGCAGAGCACCTGGAGCCCTGCCGCTGCGGCTAATGGGCTGTGCACTCCCCTGTCTGTCATCAGCCGAGCTTCAGCGGCTGCAGACGGAAATCAGCCGCTCGGATAAATCTGCCGCCTTTGCATCGCTGCTATGGCGGATGTGTTGATTACTGTGCGTTGCCCCCGTCAGCTAAACGCGTAGCATAAtacacatgtgtttgtgtagttaGGAAATTAGCCTTCCTGGCTAACCCAGGCACATTTACTGAAGTGTTATTAACGTGCACTGTCCCTGCAAAATAAGctgattaattaaattaaatctatcTGACCCTCATCTCATCACTACGGCAGCGTTCGAGCAGAGGGTTACTCCACACCACACGCCATCGTACCTGCGACCTCCCTCttcacacacaggtgtgtggggCTTAGGCCAGGTGTCATCCTGCAGTGCGTGAGGCTCGTACCTGAGTCACCACCGTACAGGTCCAGCAGGCTGCTGCTCAGGTGACCCttaggtagagagagaggaagtaaAGAAGGAAATGAGTCATTCTGATTGGACAAATACACAATTAATAATGAATGGAAATGAGTCATTCTGATTGGGCAAATACACAATTAATAATGGAAATGAGTCATTCTGATTGAACAAATACACAATTAATAATGGAAATTAGTCATTCTGATTGGACAAATACATGAGTAACAATGATTAATCATTACAGTAGTAAGTTTTTTTATAACATGGTGGGGCGATGGCTGGTAATTCAGTGATGAGGTTTTCAGTGCTTACGTTGGTTTGCCGTAGGATGTTTGACTCCATGCATCCCAGGTCCTCGTCTTTGAAGTCAGTTTCAAGGTTGATGAAGTCTTCAATAACGTGATCCATTGGGAActaaagagagaaacagagtgtAGAGTGCACTTTTAAATTTGACCTGTGCATCATTTTGAAAACAGTCCTTCAGTTGTAAATTACGATTGATGTGGCAGTGAGTGAAGGTTACTggaaatgtactgtagatgGCAAACAGAAAGCTAACACATGACGTCAGACTGGTACTCCCTTACAGCCTGTCTGAGTGTGATTGAGGTTACTGTGCTGTTATGGGTGAGCAGTGAGGCAGTGTGGCccacagggggcgccagagtTAGAGAGCACAGACTCACCTCGCTGTCGTGTGCAGTGAGGGTCAGCAGGGGGATGTGGTTGCCCAGGGCGCCACCGTCCCCGCCGGGGGGCAGACGCCCGTTCCTCACAGGCGGCATGGGTTCCAGGGGCTGCCCCGCGTGGGACAGGGCGAGGAGGCCCGGGCCGGTTTGTCTGGAGCCCAGGGACAGGTACTGCTGGGACTGGGCCGGGTGGAGGTGAACCGTGGAGCTCTCCAGATCCTTCTGGACCTGTTCGGATCACAGAAAGCGCGACGGCATCTCAGACTGGTTCTAAAGGCTGCCACTGACAGCAGGCTGCTTTCTGCGACCTGTGCCTGTCCAGCCCCTCGAACTGCCGCGTGTCACGTTGAATTCGCTCCCTCGGCAAATTAGTCTGTGCTGATTGTGTTCCGGGGTCCAACAAGAGCAGGACCAGCGCAATAACAGCGGTCAACTCGTGTATAGCGAGACACATCCACAGAACCTCAGGCCTCTCTGGCTATACTGGCAGAGCTGAAAGCCTTGGACATGCCTGTACATACGGTGGACGAATCGACGGCTCTGCTCCCTATGGTTGGTTTTATTGTTCTAGAAAAAAACGCTGGAATATTACCTGCCTACCTGTTTACAATTATCTGGCCAAATCTGCCCCAAATCAGCAAATCGGACTCAATCCGCAAATCACCTTAATTTTGACACCAACGTTACAGAAATGTCCGTAAGGATTAATGAGagtatttcatttgatttcctGAACTTACTTAATGGAAGGCAAACCCCAATGCTGCTCTTTTACGCCTCAGCATTGCAAGTTACTTTTGGTTTTGCAAGTTTTAGCTACTTCAGACATcacaaaaagagcaaaaactTTTGACATTTAACAATGTAGAAAAATTTTCatgaatgctttttaaaagtccTTACATTAGAAACTCTGTTTTCTTCTCTCATCTTGTAGTAACTGCAGTCGGATAAATGCGGCATTCTCTCCCAGCCTGTGTCTTCAGTTTCTCTTTGAATCCAAGCTTTTGTAAGATCCGATGCGGTGGCTATCTCATGGAGAGCCAGTATTCCACTGCTGCTTGTTCTGTTTCCTGGAAGGCACCAGCTACTGCAGAGACAAAGTCGAAGCGCGTCTTTACTTTCAGACGTAGGAAATCAGGAACCAACACAGACCGAATCTCAGCTGATCGCCCTGGTTTGGACATACCTCTCTGTCTATATCACTTTGTTCCTGGGACCACCCATTTCTATTGGCTaggaacagccaatcaaaaacttgcttGTCATGTTTCCTAGAAAGGGTCAAACACAGACAGTGTTTGTTCTAAATAGAGGTGGTTTAAATTACCCTCAAtagccttttttaaaaccaagcCCTCTGACAATTGTCTCACATACccattgccaaaaaaaaaaacctatttttagGCAGTTGTACGTCTGTAACCTATACATTtaaagagcaggagagaaagacATCTTTATGTGTAAGCATCTTTATGTTTCCCTTCTCATTAGGGTGACACCGTCCGCCTCGCTGTCGCGAGCGAGAAACTGAGAGCTTATTgttgatttttgtttatttttagaaacTTTAGAAAAATAACTGGCATAATCCTATGCAGACATAAACTGTTGAGTTTTCACGATATCGGTTAAGTTCAGGAAGTACCAACATATGCACTTGTGGTGTACTGAATAAGCTGACTTTTCCTTGAATGGTTCTTTAAGATTCATCACCTcagagcattttatttatttaagttttatttaattgctcttttttttatttaaatactgacAGGAATACAATTATAATTGTTCAAAAGAAGTGGAA harbors:
- the LOC118218689 gene encoding transcription factor EC-like isoform X1, which codes for MPHLSDCSYYKMREENRVSNVQKDLESSTVHLHPAQSQQYLSLGSRQTGPGLLALSHAGQPLEPMPPVRNGRLPPGGDGGALGNHIPLLTLTAHDSEFPMDHVIEDFINLETDFKDEDLGCMESNILRQTNGHLSSSLLDLYGGDSGTSLTHCRMTPGLSPTHLCVKREVAEHDTRVQSKERQKKDNHNIIERRRRYNINYRIKELGTMIPKSNDPDMRWNKGSILKASVDYIKWLQKEQQQVRELENRQRRLEQANRRLLQRIQELELQAGLHCLPSVGSALGGPEPAPPQLLKVPQAPAQTLYQEGVGAEFGQPEGGGDLLSQFSDLFGAPLKREQDLDQLLMDAPLSPFGAGSLLLSCSSSSPNPSPLAPPRASPLTLLHTSSEASKDSSRRSSFSTDNTDDL
- the LOC118218689 gene encoding transcription factor EC-like isoform X3, which encodes MPHLSDCSYYKMREENRVSNVQQYLSLGSRQTGPGLLALSHAGQPLEPMPPVRNGRLPPGGDGGALGNHIPLLTLTAHDSEFPMDHVIEDFINLETDFKDEDLGCMESNILRQTNGHLSSSLLDLYGGDSGTSLTHCRMTPGLSPTHLCVKREVAEHDTRVQSKERQKKDNHNIIERRRRYNINYRIKELGTMIPKSNDPDMRWNKGSILKASVDYIKWLQKEQQQVRELENRQRRLEQANRRLLQRIQELELQAGLHCLPSVGSALGGPEPAPPQLLKVPQAPAQTLYQEGVGAEFGQPEGGGDLLSQFSDLFGAPLKREQDLDQLLMDAPLSPFGAGSLLLSCSSSSPNPSPLAPPRASPLTLLHTSSEASKDSSRRSSFSTDNTDDL
- the LOC118218689 gene encoding transcription factor EC-like isoform X4, with amino-acid sequence MPHLSDCSYYKMREENRVSNVQKDLESSTVHLHPAQSQQYLSLGSRQTGPGLLALSHAGQPLEPMPPVRNGRLPPGGDGGALGNHIPLLTLTAHDSEFPMDHVIEDFINLETDFKDEDLGCMESNILRQTNGHLSSSLLDLYGGDSEHDTRVQSKERQKKDNHNIIERRRRYNINYRIKELGTMIPKSNDPDMRWNKGSILKASVDYIKWLQKEQQQVRELENRQRRLEQANRRLLQRIQELELQAGLHCLPSVGSALGGPEPAPPQLLKVPQAPAQTLYQEGVGAEFGQPEGGGDLLSQFSDLFGAPLKREQDLDQLLMDAPLSPFGAGSLLLSCSSSSPNPSPLAPPRASPLTLLHTSSEASKDSSRRSSFSTDNTDDL